Proteins from one Armatimonadota bacterium genomic window:
- the thiC gene encoding phosphomethylpyrimidine synthase ThiC, whose translation MTQVEAARAGQVTREVAEVARQEGLEPETIAAGIAAGTIVVPANPAHRALDPRGIGAGLRIKVNANLGTSSGQPALELEMQKLQAAMDAGADTVMDLSTGGDPDAVRRAMLDQCPLPLGTVPVYQAAIAAISSGGSIRAMNPDDLFAVIERHAADGVDFLTLHCGVTRAIVSYIEQSGRLTGIVSRGGAFLACWIKASDRENPLYEQFDRVLDIARRHDVTLSLGDGLRPGCLADATDRAQVEELVVLAELVERARAAGVQAMVEGPGHVPLDQVAANVILQKQVCKGAPFYVLGPLVTDVAPGYDHITSAIGGALAGMAGADFLCYVTPSEHLALPGPQEVRDGVIAARIAAHAADVVRLGARARAWDDAMARARRALDWPRQFELAIDPARARELHGRTGDVPAGTCTMCGDYCVFKLLTGVT comes from the coding sequence ATGACCCAGGTTGAAGCCGCGCGCGCGGGCCAGGTCACGCGCGAAGTCGCGGAGGTCGCCCGCCAGGAAGGGCTGGAACCGGAAACCATCGCCGCCGGCATCGCCGCCGGCACCATCGTCGTACCCGCCAACCCCGCCCACCGCGCGCTCGACCCGCGCGGCATCGGCGCCGGTTTGCGCATCAAGGTCAACGCCAACCTCGGCACCTCCTCGGGCCAGCCCGCGCTGGAGCTGGAGATGCAGAAGCTGCAAGCGGCGATGGACGCCGGCGCCGACACGGTGATGGACCTCAGCACCGGCGGCGACCCCGACGCGGTGCGCCGCGCCATGCTCGACCAGTGCCCGCTGCCGCTGGGCACGGTACCCGTGTACCAGGCGGCGATCGCGGCCATCAGCAGCGGCGGCAGCATCCGCGCCATGAACCCCGATGACCTCTTCGCCGTCATCGAGCGCCACGCCGCCGACGGCGTGGACTTCTTGACCCTGCACTGCGGCGTCACCCGCGCCATCGTCTCCTACATCGAGCAGTCGGGGCGTCTCACCGGCATCGTCAGCCGCGGCGGGGCCTTCCTCGCCTGCTGGATCAAGGCCAGCGACCGCGAGAACCCGCTCTACGAACAGTTCGACCGCGTGCTCGACATCGCGCGCCGCCACGATGTGACCTTGAGCCTGGGCGACGGCCTGCGCCCGGGGTGCCTGGCCGACGCCACCGACCGCGCCCAGGTGGAGGAGCTGGTGGTGCTGGCGGAGCTGGTCGAACGCGCGCGCGCGGCCGGGGTGCAGGCGATGGTGGAGGGGCCGGGGCACGTGCCCCTGGACCAGGTGGCGGCCAACGTCATCCTGCAAAAGCAAGTGTGCAAGGGCGCGCCATTCTACGTGCTCGGCCCGCTGGTGACCGATGTCGCTCCGGGCTATGACCACATCACCTCGGCCATCGGCGGCGCGTTGGCGGGCATGGCCGGGGCCGACTTCCTGTGCTATGTCACGCCCTCGGAGCACCTGGCGCTGCCCGGCCCCCAGGAGGTGCGCGACGGCGTCATCGCCGCCCGCATCGCCGCCCATGCCGCCGACGTCGTCCGCCTGGGCGCCCGCGCCCGCGCCTGGGATGACGCGATGGCGCGCGCCCGCCGCGCCCTCGATTGGCCGCGTCAGTTCGAGCTGGCGATTGACCCCGCGCGCGCCCGCGAGCTGCATGGGCGCACGGGCGACGTGCCCGCCGGCACCTGCACTATGTGCGGCGATTACTGCGTCTTCAAGCTGCTCACGGGTGTGACCTGA